The Acropora muricata isolate sample 2 chromosome 5, ASM3666990v1, whole genome shotgun sequence genome includes a window with the following:
- the LOC136916398 gene encoding uncharacterized protein: MLSTLTYIHVFDECNQNWFAVASILENTLKTLKTSFPTLKEAFLRSDNAGCYHCGYLILSLSDLGKRTGITIPRYDFSDPQAGKDVCDRRIATVKSHMRRFINEGNDIKSASDMKSAIDSYGGVKGCQSAEAKIEESCQTMTKHSMTGIQSLNNFSFESTGLRVWKAYGVGPGKLITHAQLKRLGTPQGLIILKPFDQPRQQRSREITAVVVGQRGSAGDTRQATVTEN; this comes from the exons ATGCTTTCT ACTTTGACCTATATCCATGTATTTGACGAATGCAACCAAAACTGGTTTGCAGTTGCTTCAATCTTGGAAAATACCCTCAAAACTCTAAAAACAAGTTTTCCCACCCTAAAAGAAGCCTTCCTACGATCCGACAATGCAGGATGCTATCACTGTGGCTACCTCATATTATCACTTTCAGACCTTGGAAAGCGCACTGGGATCACCATTCCCAGGTACGATTTCAGCGATCCACAGGCTGGAAAAGATGTCTGTGACAGGAGAATAGCTACAGTTAAGAGTCACATGAGGCGCTTCATTAATGAAGGTAACGATATTAAAAGTGCCAGCGATATGAAGTCTGCTATCGATTCATACGGTGGAGTTAAGGGTTGTCAATCAGCAGAGGCAAAAATTGAAGAATCGTGTCAGACCATGACCAAACATTCCATGACAGGAATTCAGTCCCTGAATAATTTCAGTTTCGAGTCCACTGGCTTACGAGTATGGAAGGCTTACGGTGTAGGTCCTGGGAAGCTGATCACCCACGCACAGTTGAAACGGCTTGGTACTCCGCAAGGACTGATCATTTTGAAGCCCTTTGATCAACCAAGGCAACAAAGATCTCGTGAGATAACTGCAGTAGTGGTAGGACAACGTGGTTCCGCAGGTGACACCCGGCAGGCCACAGTTACGGAGAACTAG